One genomic region from Streptomyces sp. NBC_01304 encodes:
- a CDS encoding HalD/BesD family halogenase — MLSLPEYTQALSDRFARDGYLPLPSLVPAGLLAALATEVGRLEKLAVRRDFAMASMDHSPRHMTTLGGHVIAQESELIPRLYRDGPLIGWLGRVARLAAVEVADPLERHVINILHERGDTHGAHTDDYPLALVLFTEAPADPADGGLLEYVPHAGGLGALDTSDARHAAHRPGDAYLLRADTTAHRVTPLRRPGLRRAVLNFAYTTADRQRARTPSAAELY; from the coding sequence GTGCTGTCCTTACCCGAGTACACCCAGGCCCTGAGCGACCGGTTTGCCCGCGACGGCTATCTCCCCTTGCCGTCGCTCGTCCCCGCCGGATTGCTCGCCGCGCTCGCGACCGAGGTCGGGCGGCTGGAGAAGCTGGCGGTGCGGCGGGATTTCGCCATGGCCTCCATGGACCACTCGCCGCGCCACATGACGACCCTCGGCGGGCACGTCATCGCGCAGGAGTCGGAGCTGATCCCGAGGCTCTACCGGGACGGGCCGCTGATCGGCTGGCTGGGACGGGTCGCCCGGCTCGCGGCCGTCGAGGTGGCCGATCCGCTGGAGCGGCATGTCATCAACATCCTGCACGAGCGGGGCGACACCCACGGCGCGCACACCGACGACTACCCGCTGGCCCTGGTCCTGTTCACCGAGGCACCGGCCGACCCCGCCGACGGCGGGCTCCTGGAGTACGTGCCGCACGCCGGCGGCCTGGGCGCGCTCGACACCTCCGATGCCCGCCATGCGGCGCACCGGCCCGGTGACGCCTACCTTTTGCGGGCCGACACCACCGCCCACCGTGTCACCCCGCTGCGCCGGCCGGGCCTGCGCCGTGCGGTGCTGAACTTCGCCTACACCACCGCGGACCGGCAGCGGGCCCGCACACCGTCGGCGGCCGAGCTGTATTGA
- a CDS encoding DoxX family protein, with protein sequence MNVALWTAQGFLALFFLGAGAPKVLGRGLDRWTGFSGLPRSQVVVTGLAEVLAAAGLVLPLATTTLPWLTPVAAVGIALVSLMAAGFHVRLNEHLNVIETSLLAGVAAAVAVGRWGQLTAASFDLKAWMPAVAVAVLVPAAIAVVIALFKAQQDQAPSADHPTPAGLATGTR encoded by the coding sequence GTGAACGTAGCTCTGTGGACCGCGCAAGGATTTCTCGCTCTGTTCTTCCTGGGGGCCGGAGCCCCCAAGGTCCTCGGTCGCGGTCTGGATCGATGGACGGGCTTCTCCGGACTGCCCCGTTCCCAGGTGGTCGTCACCGGCCTGGCCGAAGTGCTGGCCGCCGCCGGGCTCGTCCTGCCTCTGGCGACCACGACCCTGCCGTGGCTCACCCCCGTGGCCGCGGTCGGGATCGCCCTGGTCAGCCTGATGGCTGCCGGATTCCATGTGCGCCTCAACGAACATCTCAACGTGATCGAGACCAGCCTCCTGGCCGGCGTCGCCGCCGCGGTGGCCGTCGGGCGCTGGGGTCAACTCACCGCCGCTTCCTTCGACTTGAAGGCATGGATGCCGGCCGTGGCCGTCGCGGTCCTGGTCCCTGCGGCCATCGCCGTCGTCATCGCGCTCTTCAAGGCCCAGCAGGACCAGGCGCCGTCGGCGGATCACCCGACCCCGGCCGGACTCGCCACCGGCACCCGGTAG
- a CDS encoding DUF1772 domain-containing protein, with translation MKTPSSTTVRLVQGLALLSTGALAGAFGYGAANLVPTFNAVPLDMRLHFHAQLMQMNGITMQGAMGISALSALTLAVITRGTARRSAAVAGLLTVASFLITRLGNVPINGRIKEWAATSAPADHAEILARWEAFNYARTATAFAAFALLILLALRRGPAAQDTDGASGTNVRKERPSLRGEGASK, from the coding sequence GTGAAGACGCCGTCGAGCACAACCGTCCGGCTCGTCCAGGGCCTCGCCCTGCTGTCCACCGGCGCCCTCGCCGGCGCCTTCGGCTACGGGGCGGCCAACCTCGTCCCCACGTTCAACGCCGTACCGCTCGACATGAGGCTGCACTTCCACGCCCAGCTGATGCAGATGAACGGCATCACCATGCAAGGCGCCATGGGCATCTCGGCACTCAGCGCCCTCACCCTTGCCGTCATCACCCGCGGCACCGCACGGCGGTCGGCCGCAGTGGCCGGACTCCTCACCGTCGCGTCCTTCCTCATCACCCGCCTCGGCAACGTCCCCATCAACGGCCGCATCAAGGAGTGGGCGGCCACCTCCGCACCCGCCGACCACGCCGAGATCCTGGCGCGCTGGGAGGCGTTCAACTACGCCCGCACGGCCACCGCTTTCGCCGCCTTCGCCCTGCTGATCCTGCTTGCCCTGCGCCGCGGCCCCGCTGCTCAAGACACGGATGGAGCTTCAGGGACGAACGTACGTAAGGAACGGCCGTCCCTCAGGGGCGAAGGTGCTTCAAAGTGA
- a CDS encoding MarR family transcriptional regulator — protein sequence MSSKQDGAQGRQQRVRTVKEALRDLNIQLSLLNRQFGAHVDLKDADWNCLDLINRHGPLSPTALARKAGLHPATMTGVLDRLQRGGWITRERVPEATDRRAVTVRALRERTPELFRLFAGMNAEMDTLCQDYSDDELDLIATFLQRTTAAGGIATDQLASD from the coding sequence ATGAGTTCCAAACAAGATGGGGCGCAGGGGCGCCAGCAGCGGGTCCGGACCGTCAAGGAGGCCCTGCGCGACCTCAACATCCAACTGTCGCTCCTCAACCGGCAGTTCGGCGCGCACGTGGACCTCAAGGACGCCGACTGGAACTGCCTGGACCTCATCAACCGGCACGGACCGCTCAGCCCCACGGCGCTGGCGCGCAAGGCCGGCCTGCACCCCGCCACCATGACCGGCGTCCTGGACCGCCTCCAGCGCGGCGGCTGGATCACCCGCGAACGCGTGCCGGAGGCCACCGACCGCCGCGCGGTCACCGTGCGGGCGCTCCGCGAGCGCACGCCCGAGCTGTTCCGGCTCTTCGCCGGCATGAACGCCGAGATGGACACGCTGTGCCAGGACTACAGCGACGACGAACTCGACCTCATCGCGACCTTCCTGCAGCGCACCACGGCCGCCGGTGGCATCGCCACCGACCAGCTCGCATCCGACTGA
- a CDS encoding NAD-dependent epimerase/dehydratase family protein, which yields MERGTAGPGTVAITGAAGSIGAVVRRALRGEVGRLVLLDRVPLEAETANEAVHTVDLLDPTALESALVGVDAVLHLGGIADEAPLPDLLQVNVLGTHHVLEAARRLAIPRVVLAGSNRVAGFYPTAHRTNSQDPVRPDGLYGVSKAAVEALGQLYADKFGLSVLCLRIGSFEEAPSEPRHLATWLSPRDAIGFCRAALTAAPAPGFTTVYAVSANSRRFWELPAPFELAYTPVDNAEDHAAHIPGADVPADPTAAQAGPYARPEFTLKHLRP from the coding sequence ATGGAGCGGGGAACGGCAGGTCCGGGGACTGTGGCGATCACCGGTGCGGCGGGCAGCATCGGCGCGGTGGTGCGCAGGGCGCTGCGCGGCGAGGTGGGGCGGCTGGTCCTGCTCGACCGGGTTCCGCTGGAGGCGGAGACCGCCAACGAGGCGGTCCACACGGTCGATCTGCTGGATCCGACGGCCCTGGAGTCGGCGCTCGTGGGCGTGGACGCCGTGCTGCACCTGGGCGGCATCGCGGACGAGGCCCCGCTGCCCGACCTGCTGCAGGTCAACGTCCTGGGAACGCACCACGTCCTGGAGGCCGCCCGCAGGCTCGCGATTCCCCGTGTGGTGCTGGCCGGCAGCAACCGCGTGGCCGGTTTCTACCCCACCGCGCACCGCACCAACTCGCAGGACCCGGTGCGGCCCGACGGCCTCTACGGCGTGAGCAAGGCGGCCGTCGAGGCGCTGGGGCAGCTGTACGCGGACAAGTTCGGCCTCTCCGTGCTCTGCCTGCGCATCGGCAGCTTCGAGGAGGCCCCCAGCGAACCGCGCCACCTGGCCACCTGGTTGAGTCCGCGCGACGCCATCGGCTTCTGCCGCGCGGCCCTCACCGCCGCGCCCGCCCCGGGCTTCACGACGGTGTACGCGGTCTCCGCCAACTCACGCCGATTCTGGGAACTCCCGGCCCCCTTCGAGCTGGCGTACACGCCCGTCGACAACGCCGAGGATCACGCGGCGCACATTCCGGGAGCGGACGTTCCCGCGGATCCGACGGCCGCGCAGGCGGGGCCTTATGCGCGGCCCGAGTTCACTTTGAAGCACCTTCGCCCCTGA
- a CDS encoding TetR/AcrR family transcriptional regulator, translating to MSEIRRRRQRSEVGRNRAALVAAAIRTLAERPEASMAEIASAAGVARQTAYAHFGTREALLAAVRDELSRRAVAVLDTAHIESGTATEALARFLDATATLMTERSASPHADADSDADSDRDAERHLPVEERLAALIRRGRDSGEFTTDLDTAWLITATITLGHAADRQIRTGRLSARVAAHQFRTSVMRLYGADDPNPAG from the coding sequence GTGTCAGAGATAAGGCGTCGTCGTCAGCGCTCCGAGGTCGGACGGAACCGTGCAGCCCTGGTGGCGGCGGCGATCCGCACGCTTGCCGAGCGTCCCGAAGCGAGCATGGCCGAGATCGCGTCCGCGGCAGGCGTGGCACGGCAGACCGCGTATGCGCACTTCGGCACGCGCGAGGCGCTCCTCGCCGCGGTGCGCGACGAGTTGAGCCGACGGGCGGTCGCCGTATTGGACACGGCCCACATCGAGTCCGGCACCGCCACCGAAGCCCTCGCCCGGTTCCTCGACGCGACCGCCACCTTGATGACCGAGCGGTCGGCATCCCCTCACGCGGACGCCGACTCGGACGCCGACTCGGACCGGGACGCGGAACGCCACCTGCCCGTCGAGGAACGGCTGGCGGCCCTGATCCGCCGCGGCCGCGACAGCGGCGAGTTCACCACCGACCTGGATACCGCCTGGCTCATCACCGCGACGATCACGCTCGGCCACGCCGCCGACCGGCAGATCCGCACCGGGCGCCTGAGCGCACGGGTCGCGGCACACCAGTTCCGGACCTCGGTGATGCGGTTGTACGGCGCCGACGACCCCAACCCCGCCGGGTGA
- a CDS encoding DUF2079 domain-containing protein yields the protein MIPSAETLPRPAPAPDSADPAGARPRRRVPLWWGWAGALFAVYAVLSVRRHALLRSHGYDLGIFEQAVRAYAHFEAPAVPLLGDGFNLLGDHFHPILAVLGPFYRVWPSPLCLLTAQAALLAVAVVPLARWAHRVLGAGAAHVVAFGYGGSWAIAQTVAFDFHEVVFAVPLLACALEALGRERWGRAVAWAAPLVLVKEDLGMTLAAVGAYVALRGPRRLGLITAAAGVAASVLTVKVLLPAVNPAGRNAHWDRVSGAAEAGGARDGLVSTLAHLPFDALTPQVKPILLILVFAPTAMVALRSPLAWIAVPTLGWRLLSHHPFHWNPDFHYGAVLMPVVFAALVDALARWRGVDHPLARRHVRATLATVVAVTVVTLPSFSFGLLAKSGTWRTPPHVEAARDLLAKIPDGASVAASNRLVPQLTSRCEVVLFPGYPEPGTHAEWIVHDRVPADDWPKPEGHWPQSLDEQLRALADAQRSGAYDVVAARDGITLLRRRS from the coding sequence ATGATCCCTTCGGCCGAAACGCTCCCCCGGCCCGCCCCCGCACCCGACTCCGCGGACCCGGCCGGCGCCCGCCCGCGCCGTCGGGTGCCGCTGTGGTGGGGCTGGGCCGGGGCCCTCTTCGCCGTGTACGCCGTGCTGTCCGTACGCCGCCACGCGCTGCTGCGCTCGCACGGGTACGACCTGGGCATCTTCGAGCAGGCCGTACGGGCGTACGCGCACTTCGAGGCCCCGGCCGTGCCGCTGCTCGGGGACGGCTTCAACCTGCTGGGCGACCACTTCCACCCGATCCTCGCGGTGCTCGGCCCGTTCTACCGGGTGTGGCCCTCGCCGCTGTGTCTGCTCACGGCGCAGGCCGCGCTGCTCGCGGTGGCGGTGGTGCCGCTCGCGCGGTGGGCGCACCGGGTCCTCGGGGCGGGTGCGGCGCATGTGGTGGCGTTCGGATACGGGGGCAGCTGGGCGATCGCGCAGACCGTGGCGTTCGACTTCCACGAGGTCGTGTTCGCGGTGCCGCTCCTCGCGTGCGCGCTCGAGGCGCTGGGACGGGAGCGCTGGGGGCGGGCCGTGGCGTGGGCCGCGCCGCTGGTCCTCGTGAAGGAGGACCTCGGGATGACGTTGGCCGCGGTGGGCGCGTACGTCGCGCTGAGGGGTCCACGACGGCTCGGGCTGATCACTGCGGCGGCGGGTGTGGCGGCCAGTGTGCTCACGGTGAAGGTGCTGCTCCCGGCGGTCAACCCTGCGGGCCGCAACGCGCATTGGGACCGGGTCAGCGGTGCCGCCGAGGCGGGCGGCGCGCGGGACGGGCTCGTCTCCACTCTGGCCCACCTGCCCTTCGACGCGCTCACTCCGCAGGTCAAGCCGATCCTGCTGATCCTGGTGTTCGCCCCGACCGCGATGGTGGCGCTGCGCTCACCGCTGGCGTGGATCGCCGTGCCCACGCTCGGCTGGCGACTGCTCTCGCACCACCCCTTCCACTGGAACCCCGACTTCCACTACGGCGCGGTGCTCATGCCGGTCGTCTTCGCCGCGCTCGTCGACGCGTTGGCCCGCTGGCGCGGCGTCGACCATCCGCTGGCCCGCCGCCATGTGCGGGCGACGCTCGCGACGGTGGTGGCGGTCACGGTCGTCACGCTCCCGTCGTTCTCGTTCGGGCTGCTCGCCAAGTCCGGTACGTGGCGTACGCCGCCGCACGTCGAAGCGGCCCGCGACCTGCTGGCCAAGATCCCCGACGGGGCGAGTGTCGCCGCCTCCAACCGCCTTGTCCCCCAGCTCACTTCGCGCTGCGAGGTGGTGCTCTTCCCCGGTTATCCGGAGCCGGGCACCCACGCCGAGTGGATCGTTCACGACCGGGTGCCGGCCGACGACTGGCCCAAGCCCGAGGGGCATTGGCCGCAGTCGCTGGACGAGCAGCTGCGCGCGCTCGCCGACGCTCAGCGGTCGGGGGCGTACGACGTCGTGGCGGCCCGCGACGGGATCACCCTGCTGCGGCGCAGGTCCTGA
- a CDS encoding nuclear transport factor 2 family protein, with protein sequence MSEITAAAARRLLIDYTRDMALSDEDPAQIVDRTLTEDAVWVTGGAELTRDKLIAHARPARKNVLAGDMRVDDLLVDGNRFAARCQLSADHRKLGRVVMELILIGEVAADGRVRRVNQLGRNLDAANGTEHSTENPTA encoded by the coding sequence ATGTCAGAGATAACTGCGGCGGCCGCACGCCGCCTCCTCATCGACTACACCCGCGACATGGCCCTCTCCGACGAGGATCCGGCGCAGATCGTGGACCGCACCCTGACCGAGGACGCGGTCTGGGTGACCGGCGGCGCGGAACTGACCCGAGACAAGCTGATCGCGCATGCCCGCCCGGCCCGCAAGAACGTCCTTGCCGGTGACATGCGCGTGGACGACCTCCTTGTCGACGGCAACCGGTTCGCCGCGCGCTGCCAACTCAGCGCCGACCACCGCAAGCTCGGGCGCGTGGTGATGGAGCTGATCCTGATCGGCGAGGTCGCCGCGGACGGACGGGTGCGGCGCGTCAACCAGTTGGGCCGCAACCTGGACGCCGCGAACGGCACCGAGCACAGCACCGAGAACCCCACCGCGTGA